The following nucleotide sequence is from Aedes aegypti strain LVP_AGWG chromosome 3, AaegL5.0 Primary Assembly, whole genome shotgun sequence.
tccaatttcaaGCGTTTTCATAAGAAAAGTGATAATCGTGCGTGGAGATCTTCTAATGCTACGATGACATCCGCCAGCGGTGAAACGGATGTGGCCAGAGCCTGCGACGCAGCGAAAGCCGGATCATCGGTGATCGGACCGCTCAATTTCAAGGACGAAAGTTCCAATCCACCGCCTTCCCGTTTAGCGGACGACACATCCGTCGAGTGTATGTTTTGCGATAAAGTGTATAACTTTCGGCAAGGGGACGAACGGGACCAGTACCTCGCGCACCTGTACATGGTTCATCGGTTGGTGATTGCCGACGTCGGTGAGGTGGAATGTCTGGCCAGTTATAGTCGGTTTTGGAAGGAACGGTTTAGAGAGCATCCGATGGAAAAGTATTGCTCTGCGTTGCTGTTGAATCATCTTCCGGACGGAACGCCGGCTAGCAATGAGAAATACTTCATGCTGAGTGACATTGAACCGGTGGACTACGAACTGCGACAGAGATTGAAACGGGAAATGATGGAGCTGGTACTGGCGAGACATCAGTTCGAAAGAACGGATCGGAATTTTAATCGGGGGTGTTTGTACTGCCGGGATCTGCACGCGGAAACGAGAACCGAATTCCTCGAGCATCTGTACTCTAAACATTTCTTACTGCTAGGGAAAGCTGAAAACTTAGTTTTTGTAGATGAGTTAATAGATACGGTGCAGGAGAAGATGGACAATTTGATTTGCTTGTTCTGTGAGAAGGTATTCAAAGATCGTCCGACCCTCAAGGAGCACATGAGAAAGAAAGGTCACAAGAGGATAAACCCAGAGAACAAATTCTATGATCGTTTCTTTCTAGTGAACTACAGGAATGATCGTCTGAAGAAACCGTCGTCTGTTGGGAAGCAACCGGTTCCGATCAAAGCCCGAGCCAAGGAAAGTTCCCCGTTTCATACGGACGATTCAGATTCGGATTGGTCCGACTGGTACGGAGAGGAACAACCAACTACCTGTCTGTTCTGCACCATAgcgaaagcgaaaatagatgACCTGAAGCAGCACATGAAAACGGACCACGGCTTCGATTTTGATGCTCAGGTCGTTGGCCTAACTTTCTACCAGCGGGTGAAAATCGTCAACTACATTCGCCGGCAGATGCATGTACTGAAATGCGTGCTTTGTCGTGAAGAGTTTCCTTCAAAAGATGATCTGCAATGTCACCTACGAGAAACAGCACATTACTCCACCGGGGAGCAGCAGTTTTGGGATCAGCCGGAGTTTTTCTTCCCCACCTACGAAGACGATCAGTTCCTTTGCCACCTGGAGGACGACAGCCCGGACCTTTCGGATGACAGCTCGGTGGTCATTTCGGAGAAGGTAGAAGCAAAAGTCAACACCGAGGCGGAATCGTTATCGCTGGAAAACTTTAGATTAGATTAAGTTTATTCGATGGCCGTTGTATAAAATATAATACTAAAAGAATATATCATTGGggtgttttagaaaaaaaaaatcattgttcgAAAATTCAAAGTCAACCCTAGAAAGGAATACgcttaattgggtcctaaaatttttaatggaatcttgtttttatttaacaacacgaaagagcatgttaatgtaactactttagcaatttttcccgttcgaatgacggctatatcatgtttaaactttaatttaaaaattgggtccataaatcagagctgccagatgatttgatagaaaacctGTATCCACGAGgttaaaaaatctgtgtcccatacgaaaaaatctgtgtccatacaaaaattgttgaaagaaaatctgtgttccatacaaattgaatctgtCTCAGAATAAAAATATCTGTGTAATACAGAGAAATCTGTACATCTGGCAGCCCtgccataaatgaaccttgacacttgagatcatgtttgacgttcgcctagtcgacaaaaacaccacaggggttttagttttaacactggggttgttcctatctgacatttcggaagggaaacggaaaacaaaatacaccctaaatttgagtttaagcctaggggtgtgacaaaatctaaaaaaaaatgttttttggacttaaaccaacggaaaacattagaaaattgagtaagcatgtatttttggcctaaacttaagcgattGGCACTtaaatcgggacagggctttaggaccctattatagTATTTTTGTAGAACATATTAACTTTCTAAAATATTACAGCACATGCTCAAAAAAActattggaaaaataaataaaaaatagaaaaataatagGCTTTAGAAACCAAAACGTcacaatatgaattttcaacaaaaataataaaatttcataagTCGATCTGACGAtacttttttaagaaaattaatatgttcaacaaaaatgttataaatagCCATATTTTTCTTCTTGACTTTTCGAACATTGTTTCCACTGAAACAGCCTAATATATCATGCTTATTCGAGAAAATCGTCACGCCTAACATTACTAAACAAAATTATACTACCAGCAGTAAATATGGATTGAAAATATCTAACAAACAACACTCTTTTGTCCTAATCTGCCCCTTCGACCTTTTCGTCTTCCGCCTGGGCACCGTTTCCTACCATCCGTTCCTGAATCTGTTTGCTGAGGGCATCCGCCAGGCAGCTTCCAAACGATTCCACATAGGCCGGACTTACATGCGACAGCAGCGAGTACGGTGTCTCAAAGCATTCATCGCCCAACAACTGATGGTCCACGCAGTCGAACCGATCGCCCACAATCCGGAGACCTTCCCGGTTCAGTTTGATGCACACTTCCGTCCCTTCCAGCGTGCGCAGATTGATGTAGGCTTCGGAGTCGGTGGTCGGGAGCTGGTTGGAAATTTGCGCTTCCTTTACGTGGCGGACGATATCCTGGATGACGCCCTGTGCTTCCTTAGTCCAATCGAGGACGTCGTCCTGTTCGGAGTAGAACTTTTCGTATGCGCTTTccatttttgttcaaacaacTCAAAATTTAATATTACTGCATCCGAATGTGACGCAGTCGGTCGGGCTAATGGCTAATTAACAAATTTTGCTTTTGTAAACAACGACACCCGCACGTAGAATGATTAAGCCCTTTCTGATTATGCACCATAGTCTTTTTCTTTTCGTTTCGCGATGACAGTCTTGCAAACGCTTCACATCGTTTTGTTTCTCGTAAATCGAGAGCAAACAGCTATTCGGGCGTAATTTTATATCATGACAATGATGAAACATTatatttttcaggaaatctagacgattttataaacaaatttccaggaaaggtaaagaaaaaaatactgttTGGGCTTATGAATGCACCAACATCAAATTCCGGAAGTATCTCATCGAAAAATACGTGGTATCTTTCAAAGCTCTTGGCCCGCATCGTAAGTTGCTCCCATATTCCCGCATCGAAAGGTGAGACATTGAAAAAGAAGAAGGGCAAGAGAAAACAAAAGCCAAACGCATCATCGCACCAAAAGATCTCCATCACTTCGCGGAGCGAAAAGCAAAAATTTGCCAGCTGCAAACGAAACGTTGTTTTGCGAACTTCAGTTGATTTTGTGTTTCCTTTTGCAAAATTTATACATCTGCCGGGGCTCTGAACAAAGGGTCTCGCAGGTAGAAAGTGAAAGAAGTGTGTTCGAGCGAGAATTTGCATCCGAAAAGAACACGTTTTTTCCCGACCGAAAGTGAAGGAAGGATCTGTCTGCGACAGATTGCGGTCGCCGAAGTGATCCATTGAAGTTTGGGAAAAAGTAAGTAAAATCGCAATGTTGGCTTCTGGTGGAATTATGAAACGATATATGTTCTTGACAGTGAGTCGTCGTGGTCGGGGACGTGGTCGTGGTCGAGGAGGTGCCAACCGAGGTCGTAATCGCAATCCAGCTCCTCCGCACAATAATTGGGACGACCTTGGGAATTTCAACACGTCGAGTGACAGCGACGAAGATACGGATTTGATCAACGGTTTGGCGCTGATGGAGGCCCTGAATCAGATGCGAGGAGGCTTTTCGGGAAAGTCCCACTTCGGAATGGGGCCGGATCCAAGCGATTCGGACGAACGAATTTTCCACACCGAGGATGGCTTCCCGGTCAACACTATCTATGCGAGTTTCACCCAGAATCCGGAATCGATAACGGAAGCAGTGGTACGCAAGATGTTCGAACAGTTTGGCCGCGTCAAAAGCGTCCGGATTCACACCAATCAGAACAACAACTTGTACGACGAGGGAGGAGATGTGGCGAGTGGCGGCGGTGGCGGAGGACGACCCAGCAGACGCGGAGGTTATCGCCGGAATAACCGGAACGACAGAATCATCCGGTACGGGTTCATCTCATACGAACGGTGCGAGGATGCTGCCAAGTAAGTTGAACTCCCTTTTCTTCACGATTGATGGTTAGCAAGGGATGAACAATTCTCTACCTATTTTGGATGAAAAGGTGTTTGCCCTGTCTCTTGCAAGGTTCATTCCGATTAATATTGATTTAACATTCGTTCACCTTTGCGAAACTATGTCAAGgggattctataacattccccagaaaaggATCCATCCAAGATTTAAGttcatacagttaactctccataactcaatattgaagggaccatcgaggtagccatgaaaaccaactcttATTTTttcctaactcgatatcgagatacgaaatatcgagtaaggaagagttgactgtattgtaaAATTATACCTTAAGAGGTATTCtgccgtcattgatttcggaattttcaaaagcagttttttcgaatTTAGAAAACTTATAGGTAAATGTGTTCAATGCATTCTATTCTTTAACCGAAATGCAGTGAACactttttcatcgaataatttttattaaaaaaactgcttttaagtTTCCATGATGACGTTGATGAGATTAATGCTACAATAAGATAATTcgaaatttggaatttttaagGTTGAGTATACCAAAATATTGGTCTtaactacagtcgcctctccacatctcgaccATCCAGATAGGAAGAGATCGAGACAATGAACATTAATTGAATGAACACtgaattgaaaatcactccgttactaggaaaatgataaacaaacaaacttcatttcgagtttccattttttttccgaatcacttaaatctggtctagtaacctagTATGAACACtatcatatcgacatatggagagaaaattgggaacgaaaaatcaacagaagcacatcgagatatgggatatcgagatgtggagagggaaatcgtatgcagaatgaagggaccgaagcaatcatcgacatagggagagatatcgagatgtaaaacatcgagatgtggagagtcgactgtagcttTAACATATGTAAAGCTCATAAACGTGTGAATTTAAACAAATAAGTTATACTATATTTTCCAAACTAGGTATCTCAACTCAGAATAAACATGTTTTTATGCTAACTAGTATGAACTCCAAATTTTGCTCTAATACATGTGAGTAAGTAATGAAGTGTAAacatacagtcatctctcccttactcgatattgaagggaccatcgagttagggaagtatcgagttacagaacgcaaaaccaatgcaactgcggtTCAAGGGACCaccgaggtagccatgaaaaccaacttttactatggttctctaactcgatatcgagatacggagtatcgagtaagggagagttaactgacAATGGAACAATACGGTCGGCGATAGTGCGTACTAAAACAGGAGTGAAGcacaggactgaaacggctgtcatccacgaacaacactgaagtgaagccaaaaatttggtgctggagaaggtgctgatttgacagctcgtccaaaaataccgttttagGCACGAGACACACTCGTTTTCGAATGCGACATTTATATTTTACAAATCAATCTGGTGTTGAGTGCGTATTACTTTATTAAGTTTTTCTGTAATTGCTAGATAATTTTGCCACATTTTATTAGGCACAACGAAAAACGATTATCAATATTATAATGTTTTTCCCATACGACATTTGTCGCTTCCGCACGGGGTTTGATGAGGGCAAAGCCTAAATTTGTTTACTCCAGCACTAGCGCCACACAGATGGTGGTAGGCTTCAAGAACTAGCGCTTTCTTCAGGGGGTTGGAGTGAAGAAGCGAGCAGTAGCAAAATTAGCAGTTCTAGAGATCGGAGCCTAGGAGTGGTAAGCACAGTAGTGACTACCATCAACTACAAGGCTTACGGGCCGGGGAGATGTTACGCCGGGATAGAAAGGGTTCACTTTGTGGACGCGACCATGAAAACGTTGGTTTAGCTGAGAGCGTGACGGAGATTATAAACATATGGAATGACTGTCAAACCGTAGGGCGCTGACATA
It contains:
- the LOC110679573 gene encoding zinc finger protein 277-like, encoding MTSASGETDVARACDAAKAGSSVIGPLNFKDESSNPPPSRLADDTSVECMFCDKVYNFRQGDERDQYLAHLYMVHRLVIADVGEVECLASYSRFWKERFREHPMEKYCSALLLNHLPDGTPASNEKYFMLSDIEPVDYELRQRLKREMMELVLARHQFERTDRNFNRGCLYCRDLHAETRTEFLEHLYSKHFLLLGKAENLVFVDELIDTVQEKMDNLICLFCEKVFKDRPTLKEHMRKKGHKRINPENKFYDRFFLVNYRNDRLKKPSSVGKQPVPIKARAKESSPFHTDDSDSDWSDWYGEEQPTTCLFCTIAKAKIDDLKQHMKTDHGFDFDAQVVGLTFYQRVKIVNYIRRQMHVLKCVLCREEFPSKDDLQCHLRETAHYSTGEQQFWDQPEFFFPTYEDDQFLCHLEDDSPDLSDDSSVVISEKVEAKVNTEAESLSLENFRLD
- the LOC110679574 gene encoding GSK3-beta interaction protein encodes the protein MESAYEKFYSEQDDVLDWTKEAQGVIQDIVRHVKEAQISNQLPTTDSEAYINLRTLEGTEVCIKLNREGLRIVGDRFDCVDHQLLGDECFETPYSLLSHVSPAYVESFGSCLADALSKQIQERMVGNGAQAEDEKVEGAD